From the Roseibium salinum genome, one window contains:
- a CDS encoding Fur family transcriptional regulator, with amino-acid sequence MADEHQSTLADMCIAKGMRMTEQRRVIAWVIEQASDEHPDVEELYRRAVAIDAKISISTVYRTVKLFEDAGMIERHDFRDGRSRYEAVPDEHHDHLIDLRSGKVIEFRNEEIEALQEFIAKRLGYKLVDHRLELYGVPLDPAKDKKADG; translated from the coding sequence ATGGCGGACGAGCATCAATCAACGCTAGCGGACATGTGCATCGCCAAGGGCATGCGCATGACCGAACAGCGGCGTGTCATCGCCTGGGTGATTGAGCAGGCTTCCGACGAACATCCGGACGTGGAGGAACTTTACCGCCGCGCCGTGGCGATCGATGCCAAGATTTCCATTTCCACCGTCTATCGCACGGTCAAGCTGTTCGAGGACGCCGGCATGATCGAACGGCACGATTTTCGCGACGGCCGCTCGCGTTACGAGGCCGTGCCCGACGAACATCATGACCATTTGATCGACTTGCGCAGCGGGAAGGTGATAGAGTTCCGCAACGAGGAAATCGAAGCGCTGCAGGAATTCATTGCCAAGAGGCTCGGCTACAAGCTGGTCGACCATCGGCTGGAACTCTACGGCGTTCCGCTCGATCCCGCGAAGGACAAAAAGGCCGATGGCTGA
- the rimI gene encoding ribosomal protein S18-alanine N-acetyltransferase, with translation MSFWWFWTQPPVIEEALDEDLPKIAEIHAASFSHGWNVDELGRMRAQDGVTFLVARRASPYGTRTPLGFLILRTAADEAEVITIAVHPRQRGRGIGKKLMETGFFRLYAERCHHLFLEVDAANQSALLLYRSLGFKEVGRRKGYYGSSDADGTALVMRIDLR, from the coding sequence ATGAGTTTTTGGTGGTTCTGGACCCAGCCGCCGGTAATAGAAGAGGCGCTGGACGAGGATCTGCCGAAGATTGCCGAAATTCACGCAGCCTCCTTTTCCCACGGTTGGAACGTCGATGAACTTGGGCGCATGCGAGCACAGGACGGCGTGACCTTTCTGGTCGCCCGGCGGGCAAGTCCCTACGGGACGCGGACGCCGCTCGGCTTCTTGATCCTGAGGACGGCCGCGGACGAGGCGGAAGTCATCACCATTGCGGTTCATCCCCGCCAGCGCGGCCGGGGCATCGGCAAGAAGCTGATGGAAACGGGTTTTTTCCGTTTGTATGCGGAGCGCTGCCACCACCTGTTTCTGGAGGTCGATGCGGCCAATCAATCCGCCTTGTTGCTCTATCGGAGCCTCGGTTTCAAGGAAGTCGGCCGGCGCAAGGGCTATTACGGCAGCAGTGACGCGGACGGCACGGCGCTTGTCATGCGCATCGATCTTCGCTAA